The Litchfieldia alkalitelluris genome has a window encoding:
- a CDS encoding D-alanyl-D-alanine carboxypeptidase family protein yields the protein MKQLKMLLAASIFLFVITSSPLSSYAISANGAILMEQHSGRVLYEKNAHTPMRIASITKIMTAILAIESGKLNETVTISNKAAGTEGSSLYLLPGEKAKLEDLVYGLMLRSGNDSAVAIAEHVGGNLESFVKMMNQKAKELGMEQTIFANPHGLDDHENHYSSAYDMALVTQYAMKNETYAIIAGTKSHTAKSLSEHGTVTWQNKNRLLTQLYPYCTGGKTGYTQRAKRTLVTTATKDNLDLIAVTINDRNDWKDHMRLYDQAFSEYELVDILKKDQIPNLLDDYFTDNLLVKEDFMYPLKREEKEALSLKAHFINPSKKQAEGKAAIKIGEIDIYMKEDVIGEVPLYFNNILPKEPKSWWDKLKDAF from the coding sequence ATGAAACAACTAAAAATGTTGCTTGCAGCTTCTATCTTTTTATTCGTTATTACTTCTTCTCCATTAAGTAGTTATGCTATTTCTGCAAATGGAGCTATTTTAATGGAACAGCATTCGGGAAGAGTTTTATACGAAAAAAATGCCCATACGCCAATGCGAATTGCAAGTATCACAAAAATCATGACTGCTATATTAGCGATAGAATCAGGAAAATTAAATGAAACAGTTACGATCAGCAATAAAGCTGCAGGAACTGAAGGGTCTTCTCTATATCTTTTACCAGGAGAAAAAGCAAAACTCGAGGATTTAGTTTACGGTCTAATGTTGCGGTCAGGCAATGACTCTGCCGTAGCAATTGCTGAACATGTAGGAGGCAACTTGGAATCTTTCGTAAAAATGATGAATCAAAAAGCCAAAGAATTAGGAATGGAACAAACAATTTTCGCTAACCCACATGGTTTAGATGATCATGAAAATCATTATTCTTCAGCTTATGACATGGCCCTTGTTACTCAATATGCAATGAAAAATGAAACTTACGCAATTATAGCCGGCACCAAATCACACACAGCAAAATCTCTGAGTGAGCATGGCACTGTCACTTGGCAAAATAAAAACAGATTGTTAACCCAGTTGTACCCCTATTGTACAGGGGGGAAAACAGGTTATACACAAAGAGCAAAACGGACTTTAGTTACGACGGCCACTAAAGATAACCTTGATCTAATTGCTGTAACAATCAATGATCGAAATGATTGGAAGGACCACATGAGATTGTATGATCAAGCATTTAGTGAATATGAACTTGTGGATATTTTAAAGAAAGATCAAATTCCTAATCTGTTAGATGATTATTTTACAGACAACTTATTAGTAAAAGAAGATTTTATGTATCCCCTAAAACGTGAAGAAAAAGAAGCTCTTTCTCTTAAGGCTCATTTTATAAATCCTTCAAAAAAACAGGCTGAAGGAAAAGCTGCTATTAAAATAGGTGAGATCGATATTTATATGAAGGAAGACGTTATAGGTGAAGTTCCGCTTTATTTTAATAATATATTACCGAAAGAGCCTAAAAGTTGGTGGGATAAGCTTAAAGATGCTTTTTAA
- a CDS encoding inorganic phosphate transporter yields MLLTYVAIAVALFFAMNIGASGTAASMGAPYGSGAIKNKRLALLLVAISAFLGAVIGGGEVVNTIGKGIIPTDILTVNVVVIILTGATFTLFLSNLMGIPLSTSEVTVGSIVGVGAAYHAVYTSKLIVIISFWVIIPILSFLITLILGRLINYAENRWTHLKGHGKWAKWLSILLIIGGCFEAFSAGMNNVANSIGPLVGAEILTASTGIMIGAIFTAIGALTLGSKVLETNGKKITKLSLLQGSAVSFTGGGLVVIASLFGLPIPLTQVTTCGILGVGTAKDGLKVLQKDVIKRIAMVWVISPLASLVVSYSLINLFAVFNLYNLLVIFSTLIATIGSIYLLKLVRKEKRNLNNDKA; encoded by the coding sequence ATGCTATTGACATATGTTGCCATTGCCGTTGCTCTTTTCTTTGCAATGAATATTGGTGCAAGCGGCACCGCGGCTTCAATGGGCGCACCTTATGGTTCGGGTGCGATTAAGAATAAACGGTTAGCATTGCTTTTAGTTGCAATATCTGCATTTCTAGGAGCTGTTATAGGTGGTGGAGAAGTTGTAAATACGATTGGAAAAGGAATCATTCCTACTGATATATTAACTGTAAATGTTGTAGTTATTATACTTACGGGAGCCACTTTCACATTATTTCTTTCCAATCTAATGGGTATCCCACTCTCCACAAGTGAGGTAACTGTAGGTTCTATTGTTGGTGTTGGAGCAGCCTATCATGCCGTTTATACTAGTAAATTAATAGTTATTATATCTTTTTGGGTAATCATCCCCATACTTTCATTTTTAATTACCCTCATTTTGGGGAGATTGATAAACTATGCCGAAAATCGTTGGACACATTTAAAAGGACATGGAAAATGGGCAAAGTGGTTATCTATTCTTCTTATCATAGGTGGTTGCTTTGAGGCATTTTCAGCTGGGATGAACAATGTAGCTAATTCGATTGGTCCACTGGTAGGGGCTGAAATTCTTACTGCTAGTACGGGAATTATGATTGGCGCAATTTTCACTGCGATTGGAGCCCTTACATTAGGGAGTAAAGTATTAGAAACGAACGGGAAAAAGATTACAAAGCTTTCATTGCTTCAAGGAAGTGCTGTCTCTTTTACAGGGGGAGGACTTGTCGTGATTGCATCCCTCTTTGGCCTTCCTATCCCTCTTACACAGGTAACCACCTGTGGCATTTTAGGTGTGGGCACAGCCAAAGATGGATTAAAAGTTTTACAGAAGGATGTAATTAAACGAATTGCAATGGTTTGGGTCATTTCTCCACTTGCATCTTTAGTTGTTTCCTATTCTTTAATTAATCTCTTTGCAGTATTTAATTTATACAATCTACTAGTCATCTTTAGTACATTAATTGCAACGATAGGATCTATCTATTTATTAAAGCTTGTAAGAAAAGAAAAGCGTAACCTTAATAATGATAAAGCCTAA
- a CDS encoding redoxin domain-containing protein: MFKRVVVILGLVILAGWGMYDAKNEVRQDEVPVSNTIVEIGVEQGNQAPDFQLDDLDGKSQKLSDLRGKKIILNFWATWCPPCKAEMPHMQSFYDEMGESVEILAVNLFHSERKEGAVKEFAEDYNITFPILLDQTGEVGDEYKAYTIPTSYIIDSNGIIAKKIIGPMDKEMMMEMLKSVK, from the coding sequence TAAGCGAGTTGTTGTTATATTGGGACTTGTTATTCTTGCTGGGTGGGGAATGTATGATGCGAAGAATGAAGTCAGACAGGATGAAGTCCCAGTTAGTAATACAATAGTAGAAATTGGGGTTGAACAAGGAAATCAAGCCCCTGATTTTCAATTAGACGATTTAGATGGGAAGTCACAAAAGTTATCAGATTTGAGAGGAAAGAAAATCATTCTTAATTTTTGGGCAACATGGTGTCCACCATGTAAAGCTGAAATGCCTCATATGCAGTCATTTTATGATGAGATGGGTGAGTCCGTTGAAATTTTAGCCGTGAATCTTTTTCACTCGGAACGTAAAGAAGGAGCTGTAAAAGAATTTGCGGAGGATTACAATATCACCTTTCCTATCCTACTTGATCAAACAGGTGAAGTAGGGGATGAATATAAAGCCTATACGATTCCAACTAGTTATATTATTGATTCAAATGGTATTATCGCAAAAAAGATTATCGGACCGATGGATAAGGAAATGATGATGGAAATGTTGAAATCTGTTAAATAA